The nucleotide window GTCTAATGATGCTCTTGTAAATACAAGACACTTTTCGAACACGCTTTTTAATATAATGAGAGGTGGAATTTTTGACGATAATTACACCATAGAAAAAGACGATTTTGTTACTTATTTAACAAAAGCAAATAAGCCTTTAAGCCAATTAAAAGCTGATTTATTGGCTAATTTACCAGAAAAGTTTTCTCTACATCATATTAAAGAATTAGCAGATAAAGATTCTAATAAAGACTTTAAAAGACTTTGTTTAGAATATTTACCATTAAAATTTAGTAGAAGACATGGAGATCCAAGTAGACCTTGGAATCGTTTTTCTATCAATACAAAGAGTGAAATTGATGGCTCTAAAGTACTAGATTATGAAGGGAATTGGAGAGATATTTTTCAGAATTGGGAAGCATTAGCACATTCATATCCTCAATTTATAGAGAGTATGATTCATAAATTTTTGAACGCTACTACTTTTGAAGGTTACAATCCTTACAGAGTTACTAAAGATGGTTTTGATTGGGAAGTGATTGAAGAGAATGATCCTTGGTCTTACATTGGTTATTGGGGAGATCATCAAATCATTTATTTATTAAAGTTTTTAGAGTTTATAGAAAAACATTACCCATCTAAATTGGCATCACTTTTTGACGATGACATTTTTGTGTATGCAAATGTTCCTTATGTAATAAAACCATATAGTGATATTCTTAAAAACCCTAAAGATACTATTGATTTCGATCATAGATTAAATGAAAAAATAGAAGAGAGAAGAGCAGAGATTGGTGCAGATGGTTCTTTAATTAGAGATAAGAATGCACAACCTTATAAAGTAAACTTAATAGAAAAATTACTAGTTACAATTTTAGCCAAAGTATCTAACTTTATACCTGAAGGTGGTATTTGGTTAAATACTCAAAGACCAGAATGGAATGATGCCAATAATGCATTAGTAGGTAATGGAGTGTCTATGGTAACTTTATATTACCTAAGAAGATTCATCCATTTCATTGAAGGTGTTTTAAATAACGCAGAAACAAATGAAGTTCAAATATCAGAAGAAGTAGCTACTTTATTTAACGAAGTTGTTCAGACTTTAAATAGCAATGAAAGCATCTTAAAATCTAGTGTTTCTGATATGGATAGAAAAAGAGTCTTAGATGGCTTAGGAAATCCAGCAAGTGATTACAGAACTAAAGTGTACAAAGAAGGGTTTTCGACTGCAAAATCAACGCTTTCTAAAAATGATTTAGCACATTTCTTAAAAATAACAAATAAGTATTTAGAGCATAGTATTAGAGCTAATAAAAGAAGCGATAATATGTATCATGCCTATAATTTAATGACATTAGAGAATAATAAAGAGGTTTCTATTTCTTATTTATCAGAAATGTTAGAGGGTCAAGTATCTGTGTTAAGTTCAGGTTATTTAACTCCAAAACAAGCTTTAGAATTGTTAGATGGCTTAAAGAATTCAGCTTTGTTTAGAGATGATCAATACAGCTACATTCTTTATCCTAATAAAGATTTACCAAGGTTTACTAAAAAGAATAATATTCCAAATGATAAAGTTTCTAATTCTGAATTGTTACAGACTTTAGTAAAGGATAAGAACTTAGAAATTATAGAACAAGATGCTTTAGGTAATTATCACTTTAATGGTAATTTCAACAATGCAGATAGTTTAAAAGCAGCTTTTGAAGATTTACCAGAAACTTATCAAACTCTAATTGAAAAGGATAAAGAGTACGTTTTAGATGTATTTGAAGAAATTTTTGACCATAAAAGTTTTACAGGTAGATCAGGTACTTTCTTTGGTTATGAAGGTTTAGGTTCTATTTATTGGCATATGGTTTCTAAGTTGTTATTAGCAGTTCAAGAAAATTGTTTATTGGCTATCAACTCTAATGAAGATGAAAAAGTTATTGGTAGATTATTAGATCATTATTATGAAATTAATGCAGGAATTGGTGTGCATAAATCTCCAGATTTATATGGAGCATTTCCTACTGATGCCTATTCTCATACACCAGCAAACAAAGGCGCTCAACAACCAGGAATGACAGGTCAAGTAAAAGAAGATCTGTTAAGCAGATTTGGAGAATTAGGTGTTTTTGTAACAGATGGTAAAATAGTTTTTAAACCAAGATTATTAAAAGAATCAGAATTTTTAACAAGCGCAAACACTTTTGATTATATATCAGTTTCAGATACTAAAGAATCAATTACTGTATACCAAAATCAATTATGTTATACATATTGTCAAGTGCCAATAATTTATACTGTTGCTCAAGAACAAAAAGTTGTAGTTACTTATAATTCAGGTGATGAAAAGGTTTTAAACGAATTGGCCTTAGACAAAGAAATAAGTAATGAGCTATTTAATAGAACAAATAATGTTAAGCATATAGAAGTATTTCTAACAAAGTAATTGCATGAAGAATACGTTTTTTATATCGGTTTTTTGTTTGATATTATTGTCTTTAGCATCATGTAAAAGTGATGTTGATGCAACTAAGGATACTCAAATATATCAACAAAAGAGAGTAAGTGTTACTGCTAAAGATATTTTAGGAAACCCTGATTATTTGGCAATTTCTTATGGTGGTTATAGAACAAAAGATAGAGCTAATCAACCCACAATTCAGCAACTAAAGGAAGATCTTAAATTGCTACATGCTATGGGTATTCGAATTTTAAGAACCTACAATGTTCAACCTCAATTACCACATGCAGCAAATGTTTTAGAAGCTATTCATCAATTAAAAAATGAAGATGAATCTTTTGAGATGTATGTAATGTTAGGTGCTTGGATAGATTGTTTAAATGCTTGGACAGATAAAACTCCAAATCATAATATAGAGAGTGAGCAAAACAAAGGAGAAATAGAAAGAGCAGTTCAATTGGCAAATAAATATCCAGAAATTGTTAAAGTAATTGCTGTAGGAAATGAAGCTATGGTTAATTGGGCAGCTAGTTATTATGTTCAACCCAAGGTTATTCTAAAATGGGTAAATCATTTACAAAAGCTAAAAGAAAATAATAAACTATCTAAAGATTTATGGATTACGTCTTCAGATGATTTTTCTTCTTGGGGGGGAGGAGCTGAAAGCTATAAAACAAAAGAATTAGAAAGCTTAATAAGAGCTGTAGATTACGTTTCTATGCATACTTATCCTTATCATAATACACATTATAATTCAGATTTTTGGACTGTTCCAGAATCAGATAAAGGTTTGACTAAAAAACAAATAGTAGATAAGTCTATGATTCGTGCCTTAGATTTTGCTAAAAACCAATACAAGAATGTTTCTGCTTATGTAAAAAGTATTGATTCTACGAAATCGATTCATATTGGAGAAACTGGTTGGGCTACAATTTCTAACGGACATTATGGCTTTAATGGTTCTAGAGCAACAGATGAGTATAAACAAGGGTTATATTATAAAAGCATGCGTGAATGGACAAACGCAAATAGTATTTCTTGTTTCTATTTTGAAGCTTTTGATGAGCAATGGAAAGATGCAAAAAATGAGAGTGGTTCAGAAAATCATTTTGGTTTATTTACTTTAAAAGGAGAAGCTAAATATCCTATTTGGAATTTAGTAGATAAAGGAATTTTTTCTGATTTAAAAAGAGATGGAAACTCTATAAAAAAGACATACGAAGGTAATTTAGATTCATTGTTAGTAGCAGTGAATTTGCCTAATACTGATTATAAAAAATAGAATGATATGAAAATCTATAGAATAATATTTTACTCATTATTGGTAATTGGTGCTTTAGGGTGCAATACAGGTGCAGATAAATTAAATGTACAAGTTTATGAAACTTCTGCATCTGGTAATAATCTAGTGCAATTAGAGAATTTTTCTAATGAAACTAATGAAAACAGAATTCAGGTAGTATTACAACCAAAACAAACTAAGCAAACAATTACAGGTTTTGGAGGTTCTTTTACAGAGGCTTCAGCCTACTTACTAAACAAGTTAAGCAAGAAAAATAGAGATTCTATTATTGAAGCTTATTTTGGAGAATCAGGTGCTAAGTACTCTTTAACTAGAACACATATGAATTCTTCAGATTTCTCACTTAGTAACTATTCGTATGCTCCTGTAGAAGATGATAAAGAACTAAAGAGCTTTAGTATTCAAGAAGATTTAGATGATATTATTCCAATGATTAAAGATGCCATGAATGTATCTAAAGACGGTTTTAAAATACTTTCTTCTCCTTGGACAGCATCACCTTGGATGAAAGACAACAAAAACTATGTTGGAGGTAAATTGTTACCTGAATATTATGATACTTGGGCTTTATTTTTCTCAAAATACGTAGCAGCTTATAAAAATGAAGGTATAGATATTTGGGGATTTACAGTAGAAAATGAACCTCTAGGAAATGGTAATAATTGGGAAAGTATGCATTACACTCCAGATGAAATGACCAATTTCGTTCAACATCATTTAGGTCCGAAATTAAGACAAGATTATCCTGATGTAAAAATTCTAGGATATGATCAAAACAGAGAACATTTAAATGAATGGGTAGACTCACAATATAAAAACGAAGAAACTTCTTCTTATTTTGATGGAACAGCCATTCATTGGTATGCTAGTACTTATCACTTTTATCCAGAAGAGTTACAGTATGCTCATAAAAAAGCACCAAATAAATATTTAATACAATCAGAGGCTTGTGTAGATTCAGAAATTCCAAAATGGAAAGACGATGCTTGGTATTGGAAAAAAGAAGCTACAGATTGGGGTTGGGATTGGGCTCCTGAAAAAGACAAACCTATGCATCCTAAATATGCTCCAGTTAATAGATATGCAAGAGATATTATTGGTTGTTTAAATAATTATGTTGATGGTTGGATTGATTGGAACATGGTTTTAAACAAACAAGGAGGTCCTAATTGGTTTAAAAATTGGTGTGTTGCACCAGTTATTGTTGATGAAAATTCAGATGAAATCTACTTTACACCTCTTTATTATGTAATGTCTCATTTCTCAAGGTTTATTAGACCAGAAGCTAAAATATTCGATGTTAATCATTCAGATAAAGATTTGATGATTACAGCAGCAGAAAACATAGATGGCTCAATAGCTGTTGTTGTTTTTAATGAAAAAGAAATTGCGAAAAAAATTAATCTAACACTTAATGATAAGAGTGTTACTATAGATATCAAAGGGCAAGCGTTACAAACGATTGTTATTTCAAAACCATAAATATATAAATTATGTCTAGTCAATCTGCACAATTAAGTAAAAGCAAAGTTCCAATGGGTCAAAAGATTGCATTTGGAATTGGTATGTTCGCTAATCAAATGTTTCCTGCAATTCTAGGAATTTTTATGGTAATACTGGTAGAAGACTTAAAATTTACTGGTTTAATGTGGGCTATGATTTATCTATTCCCAAGATTATTTGATGCTATAACAGACCCAATAATGGGTTTTATTTCTGATAATACAAAGTCAAAATGGGGTAGAAGAAGACAGTATGTTTTAATTGGCGGAATTATTATGGGGATTTCCTATATTTTTATGTGGCAATTATTCAAAGAAAATACTGTACAATATAATTTCTGGTACTTTTTTCTTTGGTCTGTAGTATTTTATTTAGGACTTACCTTCTTTAGTGTACCTTATGTGGCTATGGGTTATGAAATGAGTGATGATTTTCACGAAAGAACAAGTATAATGGCCATTGCACAATGGATTGGACAATGGGCTTGGGTAATTGCACCTTGGTTTTGGGTTTTCATGTATGATCCTGATTGGTTTCCATCAGCAGAAGTTGCAGTTAGAGAATTAGCAGTTTGGGTTGCTATACCTTGTGCAATTTGTGCAATTGTACCTGCTATTTTTATAAAAAGTGAATCTACTTTAGACAAAGATTATGAACCTCTAAATTTTTCTAATATAGGAGGTAGTTTAATGAAAATATTACAAAGTTTTGTAGAGGCATTTAAGATTAAAGAATTTAGAAAATTATGTGGTGCTACTTTTTTTATATATAATGCATTTATGGCAGTTTCATCGCTTACTTTTTTTGTAATTGTTTATAAATTATTTAACGGTAATGCAGGTGATTCTGGTATTTGGGTTTCTTTATTCGGTTGTCTTGGAGCTTTAGGAACTACATTTTTAGTAATTCCTATAATTACTAAAATGTCTAAAATATTTGGTAAGAAAAAAGCTTTTTTAATTGCACAAGGAATTTCGATATTTGGTTATGTATTACTTTACTTTTTATTTGTGCCAGGTAAACCTTGGTTATATATAATTGCGCTACCTTTTTTCTCTTTTGGAATTGGAAGTTTATTCACAATTATGATGTCTATGACAGCTGATATCATAGATGTTGATGAATTAAATACTGGTTTAAGAAGAGAAGGTATATTTGGAGCTATTTATTGGTGGATGGTAAAAGTAGGGTTTGCTATTGCAGGTGCTTTTAGTGGTCTAATAATTTGGCTAGTAGGTTTTAATTCAGAATTACCAACAACAGATCAAGTAGGAGCAGTAGAAGGCTTGCATATATTCTTTTGTGTATTGCCTGTATTAGGAACTTTGGTTGCTATGTACATTATGAAAGATTATGGTATAGATGAAGAAAAAGCCAATGATATAAGAGCGCAATTAGAGGCTAGAAAAGCTAAGATTGAAGCATAAAAACACTAAGTAATAAACATAAAAAAAAACGAGTCAAAGGCTCGTTTTTTTTATGGAAAAAGAATAGAAATAATTACTCTTCGTTCTTTTTAATATTATCTAAATACTCTTGGAAACGTTTTCCATATTCAGATTCTTTAATTCTTGGAGTTAGAGAAGCATTTACAGTGTCTAACATCTTTAAACTAGCATCATACATTTCTGTTAAAGCTATATATGGAGCGACTTCAAAATCAGAATTAGTAATTGCAAAGTTAGTAGTATATAAAACTCTTCTTTTTACTAATCTGTTATAATCTCTTTCTAATTTTTCAATTAGTTCTTTATCATCTGCTCTTTTAGCATCAAAATCTTTTTTAATGAATTCTAAACGCTCAGTTTGAAATCTACTTCTTACTTTATTAAACTGGTCTAATACTTCTTGATTTTTAGAACCAGAAATTTCTGGATACAAACCAAACTCATCTACATTATCATTAATTGTAATAGTTCCTTGTTCACCAAAAAATAGAATTCGTTTATCAGTAGTATTTCCATCAAAAGTTAAATAATATAAGACAGGCGAATTTACATCATCTGTTAATTTAAAGGTATCAGAACCATTTAAAGCAACAGAATCTACAGATACTAAAACTGTGTCTTGCATTTTCTGTAAATAAAGCTTTCCTTTCTTTAAACCTTTTATTTGACCTTGTACAATCATGTTTCCATCTTTTTTAGATGAACATGAGTATAATAAGATTGCTACTACTAAAACCGCTAAAATTCTTTTCATTTGTATCTTAAATTTACGATTGCAAATATGCTTAATTTTTTATAAAGTTGATGATAATTCCATTAAAATAGTACAGGCAATTGCACCAATTGTACCAATTGCATAACCAAATACAGCCAGTAATACACCAACAGT belongs to Polaribacter dokdonensis and includes:
- a CDS encoding glycosyl hydrolase family 17 protein; the protein is MKNTFFISVFCLILLSLASCKSDVDATKDTQIYQQKRVSVTAKDILGNPDYLAISYGGYRTKDRANQPTIQQLKEDLKLLHAMGIRILRTYNVQPQLPHAANVLEAIHQLKNEDESFEMYVMLGAWIDCLNAWTDKTPNHNIESEQNKGEIERAVQLANKYPEIVKVIAVGNEAMVNWAASYYVQPKVILKWVNHLQKLKENNKLSKDLWITSSDDFSSWGGGAESYKTKELESLIRAVDYVSMHTYPYHNTHYNSDFWTVPESDKGLTKKQIVDKSMIRALDFAKNQYKNVSAYVKSIDSTKSIHIGETGWATISNGHYGFNGSRATDEYKQGLYYKSMREWTNANSISCFYFEAFDEQWKDAKNESGSENHFGLFTLKGEAKYPIWNLVDKGIFSDLKRDGNSIKKTYEGNLDSLLVAVNLPNTDYKK
- a CDS encoding glycoside hydrolase family 30 protein, producing the protein MKIYRIIFYSLLVIGALGCNTGADKLNVQVYETSASGNNLVQLENFSNETNENRIQVVLQPKQTKQTITGFGGSFTEASAYLLNKLSKKNRDSIIEAYFGESGAKYSLTRTHMNSSDFSLSNYSYAPVEDDKELKSFSIQEDLDDIIPMIKDAMNVSKDGFKILSSPWTASPWMKDNKNYVGGKLLPEYYDTWALFFSKYVAAYKNEGIDIWGFTVENEPLGNGNNWESMHYTPDEMTNFVQHHLGPKLRQDYPDVKILGYDQNREHLNEWVDSQYKNEETSSYFDGTAIHWYASTYHFYPEELQYAHKKAPNKYLIQSEACVDSEIPKWKDDAWYWKKEATDWGWDWAPEKDKPMHPKYAPVNRYARDIIGCLNNYVDGWIDWNMVLNKQGGPNWFKNWCVAPVIVDENSDEIYFTPLYYVMSHFSRFIRPEAKIFDVNHSDKDLMITAAENIDGSIAVVVFNEKEIAKKINLTLNDKSVTIDIKGQALQTIVISKP
- a CDS encoding MFS transporter, whose protein sequence is MSSQSAQLSKSKVPMGQKIAFGIGMFANQMFPAILGIFMVILVEDLKFTGLMWAMIYLFPRLFDAITDPIMGFISDNTKSKWGRRRQYVLIGGIIMGISYIFMWQLFKENTVQYNFWYFFLWSVVFYLGLTFFSVPYVAMGYEMSDDFHERTSIMAIAQWIGQWAWVIAPWFWVFMYDPDWFPSAEVAVRELAVWVAIPCAICAIVPAIFIKSESTLDKDYEPLNFSNIGGSLMKILQSFVEAFKIKEFRKLCGATFFIYNAFMAVSSLTFFVIVYKLFNGNAGDSGIWVSLFGCLGALGTTFLVIPIITKMSKIFGKKKAFLIAQGISIFGYVLLYFLFVPGKPWLYIIALPFFSFGIGSLFTIMMSMTADIIDVDELNTGLRREGIFGAIYWWMVKVGFAIAGAFSGLIIWLVGFNSELPTTDQVGAVEGLHIFFCVLPVLGTLVAMYIMKDYGIDEEKANDIRAQLEARKAKIEA
- a CDS encoding DUF4369 domain-containing protein, producing MKRILAVLVVAILLYSCSSKKDGNMIVQGQIKGLKKGKLYLQKMQDTVLVSVDSVALNGSDTFKLTDDVNSPVLYYLTFDGNTTDKRILFFGEQGTITINDNVDEFGLYPEISGSKNQEVLDQFNKVRSRFQTERLEFIKKDFDAKRADDKELIEKLERDYNRLVKRRVLYTTNFAITNSDFEVAPYIALTEMYDASLKMLDTVNASLTPRIKESEYGKRFQEYLDNIKKNEE